The Schistocerca piceifrons isolate TAMUIC-IGC-003096 chromosome 5, iqSchPice1.1, whole genome shotgun sequence DNA segment GTTTAAGATTGTAGTGGGATCTGAGGAAGCCCCATGCACTAGTCTCCCACCTTGGAGTTACAAAACGTTTGGCTTCAAAGCAAACTTCATGCAACCCACTAGAATAAATGCACAGTCAGCGACCTGTATtgataatattttaacaaattatgtgtttgaagatgttaataaattttgcttagatttaggaatctctgaccactccgcattattcattgaactaccaaaactctataaagaaatttcatgtaacaaaagccgcatgaaaaggaacttcaatgaaaaaaaCCTAACTATATTTAGCAATAAGTTAAGAGAGGTTTAATGGCCTTATGACAGCTGTATCTCAAGTAGTACTAACTTTAACAAATTTCTTGGTAgcttttttgaaatatttaatgaatctTTTCCACTTAAAACCAAATGTAACAAAACGACTAGGAAGATTAAGTGGATAACTCAgggtataaaaatttctagtgccacAAAGAGGCAACTAcataatgaactgaaatataacaaaaacaGATATTTTGCTGTGTATGTGAAACATTATAAAGCCATATTCAAAAAACTTGTAAAGgcagcaaaacaaatggcaaacaataaGTTTATTTTACAACATAATAGCAAGACAAAGGCAAtgtggtctgttgtcaaatcagagttaggtgttaaagtcagtagtaatgaaataactaagattaaagtagatgataatgttgttgtaaatccagctcaaatatcagagtgtttaaatgaattcttcataaatgtagcaaagtcagaAGTTGATGTATCAGGATATCAGagcaaagtaaatccctttggactcaaccaagaagctgagtatctcacagatttgaaaaaagtcacaatgaaggatgtgaaaaatgttatattgtcattaaaaaataaaaattctgctgggtgGGATGGGACACCAAGTAAAGTGATTAAATGACATAATAGCACCCCAGCTAACTAAAATAATCAACCAATCTTTTCAACAGGGGTGCTTTCCTGATGTGTTAAAATATGCCGAAGTGAGatctctgttcaagaaagggtcgagggaagatatgggaaactatcaccctatttctattctcccaatcctgtcaaaagtgttagagaaagtagctgcaaatcagatcaaaaattttattgaaaaaattatattattgtaagtAACCCAATTTCGATTCCAACAAGGAAAAAACAcactggatgcagtaaataactttattgagAAGATTTGCAAATCATTGGATCGGAGGAGTAAAGTAGCAGGTATCTTCTGCGatctttcaaaaagcatttgactcggtgaaccatgacttgcttatccacaaattaaacaaatatgggattaaggacaaagctctgaaatggctcacatcacacttgcacaacagaaagcaaagggtaagtgtcacatcaaatgcagtgaattattattctaaatggagtacagcatcacaaggtgtgcctcaaggctccattttggggccaatcctgttcctattctatgtaaatgacttgcccataaatataaattccccgtcagttctgtttgcagatgatacttctgttttaattgaagatgacgCATAAAAAAATTCAGAGCTCCACTGTGTGCACAATGGGTACTCTAGataactggttccagttaaatggcttgaaactgaacattgcaaaaaccaatatggtacatttcaaaaccaaacatttgaaatgtgtggaTCTTAAAATACATCATCACAATCATCCTATGGAAGAAGTTAACAGTCAAATTCttaggactaaatgtggacaacaacttaaactggagtacacatattgagttcctatcaaataaactaagcagctttgcatttgcaatgcaaatactagcaaactctactgacatgagtacacgaaaaatagcatatcatagttattttgaatctgtcattaggtatggtatcattttctggggaaattcaagtagtgtatctcgaatactgaaactgcaaaagaaaattataagatacatgtgtagtgcacaacaaacagaatcttgttgcccattatttcggaacctgcaaatcctaacagttccctccatatacatttatgaaattataatctttgtacacagcagacaaaaattatttgaggaaaatcattttaaccacacatacaacacaagaaataacaataattttatgttacccacacaccatttgaaattatatgcacgaactccacagtatatggggatgacaatatataacaagctattgggcaaaaatatatttaatatgaagccagagagtctaaaaataaggctacagcagattctgtgagagaaatgctactattcagtagaagaattcatagaggatgacatgataatttgagcaaggggtaaataattgttagtcttttattgtatgtgtaacaaaattgtattattattattattatgataccatttgttaaaatcagttgttgtaattaattgttagtttgttttattgtatgtgtatttttatattgtattattgttatggtaccatttgttaaaatcaggtgttgtatgtatatggtaaaaatttaccaaaattttgacgtgtctcctgtacctgaatcaaatcatttagattatgtatgttatgagactaacaaaccacaattcacaattcacAGTGATGGGCTGAGTGAGTCAGTCTGCCTCACAAAGCTAATATGTATGGTACCTGGGTAATGTGAGCTCAGCTTGTTCCACTTTGAGGAGTCTACATAAGTGTGTCCTAAGAAGGTGATTGTAAGAAAGACTGAATTCTTTCAAAATGTTAGGTCACACTGGCTCTTTTCAGTAGCAGATACAATAATTGTCACCAAGTTTACTTAAGCAGCACATAACATTTAGAGCTGCAGAGATAAAGTTTGTTGATCAATAGCACTGTTGTGATATTTCTAATGCtatattccagtcacccatgaccatcacCAGAACCACAACCCTGAACCTACTTTCTCCTTTACTTATTGGACATACCTTTACATGTTTTGCCTAAGGAAAAACTGACCTATTGAAAATGACACCTTTGACTCGACCCTTCTAGCCTCCCTGGACCAGAAGCTGGTAGCTTAAAATGGCTGTATATCAATGGAACATcttgttattcatgtgaaaaaatACCGTACCTAACATTGGCACCAATTCCATTCAGTATGAATTATCACATTGGTTACATTCATAAACTTGGTGATTGTAGGCCTTGTTTATTACTACCTCGAGTGTAGGGTTGCACAGATTTTACCCTCACCATCCTTCAGCCTGTGGGTCCACATTAATCATTCAGAATGAATGAAGAAACAGCATGGCCTTTAAAAGTTGAAGTGAAATGGTATAAAAATCAGGAACCAAGGACCAAGATAGTGAGTTTCAGGAATGTGAAATGTTGTAAATAGTGTACATATGAAAAGGGAAATAAAGAGTACAGGCAGGCAGCAGCTAACCTAGAGTTTTTACACCAGATTGGTGGGGAACATGAAAAGTGCAATTTGGGAGTCTGGTGGTTTGGATTTTTCCAAGGAGGAGAGACTGAAGTGGCACAGGAGAAGTAGGACAAATCATCATGCTGTAAGTGGGCTACTTGTAACAGCTTACTGGTTTTGTACTATGCAACTAAGCCACCACTGCCAGCCAGCTGTAACTGTCACTAGGAGCCCATCAGAATTTGGCCCAATCCAACTAGGCAGATTACTGGAACATTGTCAGAACATTGAGTTGTCTACCACTGTGTATCAGTTTCTGCAGTCAGGCTGCCAACTTTCTGCCACCATCTCGAGCAGACCACAGGCCATCGGTCTAGTGGCAAATTGGGCAGGCTGAGGGTTGAACTGAGGTTCTCCACAAAGTCTGAGACATTGGCGTCCACCGATGCCAGTCAGCACTCTCCTCCATCAGTTAGGGATCTGATCCTGGGCGACACTACTGACTATCACTGATGCTGAACGTGGGATCACTCCACACACAGCCACAGTGGCTGAGGCGCCAATGCCCGACTCAGCAGTGTGAGGCAGCTCGGAATACACTGCTAGCAAAGCCACAGCAAAGCCTCACAGATGAGAAGTGCTGACACTAGTGTGTCAATGGGCACATAGTTTCTACACGTTTCCTACAAATCAATAAATTGTTTCATCAAGCATTGGCTGCCTACATCTTCTGCATCTCTGCTCCACCTTCACCAGACAACCACTTGTCCACACACATCCATATCATTACCATTTATCCAGATGTAGAATGGTAATGTTATAACCTTACACAAGACTGAGAATCCCAAGCAAGCATTGGAAATgaaaaattaagtttcaaaatattttcaacctATTCCAATGTATGGAGTACAACTGCATGGCCTCTGGGGTTGAACAGACCATCAGCCATCAGGATGGTCAAGGCAGGTATCGTATGACAGTAGAACAAAGTTCGAGACCAATCAGGAGAGGGAAGAGAGGAAGTCATGCCGAGCTGAGGCCCAGAGAAAAAGATTACGAGTTTACAGCTCATGGATACTGTGAATCATAATAAGTAGGTGGTATGTTTTTTAAGACTCATCCAATCTGACAACCCCACGTTCAGCATACAGTGTTGCAACAACAGTACTAGCTATCTTCATCGGGTGGTGCAAGGACTGGCCACATTTTCTCGTTGCCTGGACTCTAACAAGACTGTCACCTTGAGATGATGGCTAAGTCTGATTCTGAAGCATTGTGTGTAGAAATGCAGACCTCAGCTCAAGCAGCTACTAATTAATAGCCCCAAGGGATTCTCATCAATCACTTTGATGTCATGGCTGACCAAAACTATAGTTTTAGAGGGACGAAAAACTATTGCTTACATAGACAGAGAGGGTGTGCTGCGTCAAAAGCACAGATTTCATTTGCCATCACAATTGCTGTGCATCCGATCCAGTAAATGGCCAATAACACCTGGTGAATACAATAATCATATGTGTATGATGTATTAAAAGGCGATAAAACATGTTCTAGACGACACAAGCGAACTGCAGAGAAAACAGGTGGTGAACGCATGCAGTTTCAGTGATGTAACAACTCGCCATTGCTGATTCCAGAGATGCTGCATCAGCAACATGATGCAGACGGCTGCTATCAACGTTACCTGACAGCCAAAAGgaataataatttaactgtcaaAAGTTGGTGTGGCATTGCATGTTTGTTCATGCATATGGTTCCCATTGTATGACATCAGAAAATAGTTCCCCAGTAGACCTCTTACCGATGAAGTTAACCTCTGGGTAGTACCCCTGTTGATAGACGTAGCTGCGACTGTAGTTTTCCTCCCAAGGCCAAGCTACGCAATATATGTAGGTTCCGGGACTTTGAGGTAGTCGCGAATTATACACTGGTTTGGTGAAATTATGTTTCTATGTGGCCAATTGAGTGTCATCCTGTGGACTGTTTGGGAGGAAGGAGTGGTTATTTTGCTGTGATAAATACAGTGTGAgccgtgttagagagagagagatttgcacTTGATAATTTTTAGGGAATTGGTAGAGCCTGATATTCTGTCCGGCTCGTCCAGAGGTAATTGGGCTGCTAGCTGTTTTTAGGGGTGGTTTGGTAGTGACTGGTGTGTACtgagaagggaaagcctcgaaccCACTTATCATACAGCGGATCTAGAATTGGCTTGTGTATATTCGAATTGTTTCATCTAGATATGAGAGAATGCACCAGTAGGTTGAGTTGGTAAGCAACGGGAATAGCAAGAAACCATTAACAAGCAACATGTAACTAAACAAAAAAACTTGGTTAGTAGAAGTGACGAGTGGCCTGATTTAATTTAGGGAACTTCAGCAGGTCGTGTCATGTTAACACCTTAAGAGGCTCAGTTTTATATGAATTGTTAATTAAGGTTAAGGCAAAAGAGGTGGTGGCACCTAGGttttctgtttatatttttgtttgttcctGAATTTCAGTTTCTGTGGAGGGTGTGTAGTCTTTGCTGTCACTCATTCACTTACGAGATTTGAACTTGTATCGAGATATCTAGCCCAAATAAAGACAAGTTTTTCTTAGGTCGAAAGAAATCTTTATGAGGCTGTGCCCTTAGTGGCTGTTGCATGTAATTCattgtgttgtaactgcaagtttAAGTGTCAATCTAAAAGTGATGTGTTTGAAGGATATTTAATTTCAAAGTCAAAGGGAAACTTATTTTGTTTGAAATTGAATGATGAACGATTTCTGAAAACAGTTTTATTACGTAAAGGTGaatcagtagaaactcttgcaGTCCGATGAAAGCAAAGATTTAAGTTTCAGAGATATTACTAGCTTCCTGCGGAACATAATCTCGAGTTGGTATTAGGAAGCTTTGGTTTCAGTGAAAATCACTTAATTGCATTGGTATACGCAAACTACACAAGAGTCCGATACTAATAAAAGCTAACAAGATTACATTTAAGTAAGAAAAGTTCTAAGTGAGTACAAATCAGAACTGAAGTTAGCTGAAGTTGTTATGAAAAGTCAGCAATCATACTCACAGAGGTGTGGTGGTTAATCTGTGGAATTCATTACGTATCATTATTTATGTAGCAATGATAGACTACACACAAAGAAATAGAACAATCACTTCAGTTATCTTTATACCGGTATAAACATTGTCTAAATACAAGTTTAATATGAATCAGCCTTTGCACTCACTTAATACCCGAGATGAACGTTAAAAGTTATTAAAAGAGAGATTGTTCTGCACTGGAAGGAAGTTGTTGTTTGTGAGGACAATTGCAAGCTGGATTTACGATTTAGCTTGACATAATATAAACAGGTAATGTATTGAAATAATTTTGGTGTCTTGTTTTGGACGATATGGAGATAACAGGTGTTGTTGCTGTATTCTACTAGTCTCATCATTGCTGGTAGATAGTGACTGTCAGTGTCATTTGGATATTTTGGTGGTATCTATTTGTGGTGTAGTAGCATTGCTGTATGACCTCAAATTCTGAATAAAGTGaaaatgctatttgttattatctAGCATTTGAGTAAGCTGTCTCATCAGTGTTTATTATCGTTGCAGTTGCTAATCATGAAAGGGTTGATCTGTCCTCAATTCGTTGTCTAAGAGTGCAACTACTGTATAAGCTAGGCTTCAAGTGTTTGCCACGCGCTTGGCTACTATTGGAATCTTCTGTGATCAGATAGTGATCCACAGTCATAATACCAACTGTCAATACAAAAACTGTACCTAATTCTTGCTGTATAGGTTGAATGGTTCGCTCAAGCAATTTTGAGTGGCAGAAAGCCATACATCGCGACAttggtacagtacgatcccttgttgttttgagctAGATCTTGAGTTCCAACCAGTTGGCGCACAACAAAGGTTGGTGCATGAATTGTGTGGTAGTAGACAGGGAAGTGACAGAAATGAGGGGTGACCTGATCGTGTCCACTCATGCCTTCCGTAAGGGGGGAATGTCAGGGCAGGCTACAGAGAGATAGGTGCCATATTCCAGAGTCCATGTTTTACTGTGTCCTGCACTGCTAACAGAGAGTGTTGGATGGTACTGTCATGGTGGTGGCACTTCAGGATCAGGCAGCTCACACCTCATGCTAACATCACACGTGTCTAAGTTGGCAGCGGTAGGCGAGGTGGCGGAGGCAGTGTCATGGCACGGAGGTGGTGCAGAGACAGTATCGTGCATCTGCTGTTCGAGGTATTGTTTGTACAGGTCGCGCTGCTGTGTGATGCGCAGCAGCTCCCCCCTGAGGCGCCTGAGCTCAGCAACGAGTGCGCGGTTAGTGCCCCTGAGCTCCTGGCGCTGCTGCAGCCACTTGCTGCGGCATTTCTGTGAGTAGCTACGGTTCTTGAGTGCGCGCCGCTTCTGCTTGATTCTGACCACTTCTTCACGTGGGTAGCCGTGCAGCTTCTTGTTGAGCTCAAGCGCTGACAGTGACATTAATGCCTCATCATTGAGGATGtccctggaggaggaggaggaatctgATGCGGGATTCTGCCGCGACAGCAGCGACACCAGCTCATGGTGGTGCTGGTTGTGGTATTGTTGTACTGTGGGTGAGATGGAGCCATCACACATCTGCCGCACTGGCACTTTCTCCTCGCCGCGGTGCTGGTTGTGTGGTGCATGCTCAGTCGGCAGTCCGCAGCAGTCGCCCCTGGAGGCAGACGTGGCCCCCAGTACCCCACTGGCAGAGGCCAGCACAGGCACGTCCTGTGGCTCAATCATATTGTCCGCTGTGCAGTTGGGCCGCAGGTCCAGCTGCTCTGGCACCAGACAGTGCATAGCTGACTGTGGGAACCACTCCACATCATCAGAGAGCACGGTGGCAGAGGCTACAGTGGCAGCGCCCGAGACGTGCGGGGGTGACATGCACACTGACTGTGTGTTGGGTGGTGTGCCCGGGTGTTGCAGCCCCACCAACCCTGGTTCTGTATCATGCTGTGGCACTGCTTCGAGAAGCACACTGGTTTGCCGCTGGCCTGGGCTGTGCAGTAATTGTGCATCCTCACCCAGTGGCGTCGGTTGGTGACGTGTTGGTGATGGCTGAAGCAGCAGCATCGACAGCAGGGGGTGCTTCTGTTGCGGAGGCGGTGTCTCGACAACCACACCCTCTTCGAGTTTCATGGCACCCTCCAGCTGGTCCAGCTCGAACTGCTTGAGGTGTGTGTCTGTCTATGGACACAAGATAAgtactttttgtattttttcttttgaaaatgaatgataCATTCAGTGTAAAACCAAGACAAATGCTAACATTGACATAAAAACAACTCGGAGAGTAATGGTGAGCCACATGAGTTTAGTGTTAAGCGAACAAAGTACTGCTGTTCATAACATCAGAACCTTTCTGATGTTTTAATTTGGATTATGGCATCTCTCAGTCAATTGAAGGCTAATAATGAATGCTAGTCAAACACATTAAATGTGATGAACAGCAAAATGATTGAAAAAGATTGGTGTTGTTAAAGTGGGAATAGTATCGTCAAATTCTGCATTGAGGGCAGAACTTTGTGAGAAAGTTGACACTAGCAAATAAAATGCAGAAATTAAAGGATCAGGATGGCTGACGTGGAAACTTGTTTAAAAGCTGACAGTGGTCCTATAAGAAAAGGATGCTCTTCTGTACAGTTCAGTAATGAACAGAAATTCAAATGAGTTCACTGTCTTATTGAGACAAAGACCACAATTTAAAATCAGAACTCTCCACAGTTGAGTCAAATTTAGAGATGCACATAGTGTGTGTCAGTGGCAGCACCTAAGGACAAATAGGTGAAGTACTTAATGAAGTTACATTTAGGAGTAGCTCTGTAATGCAAAATATCAGTAAATTAGAAATAATATAATCTTAAACAAACCAATAATGggtaaatttttgtgttaaattaaaGAATTTGCAGGAATTTGGTTTTTCAAGACATTTTCACAGTAATGTTGTAAGGGGTCATGTACAAGTGGAATCTTTTTCTGGGGATGGGAAATCCCATCTAGTACACTTCACTCACTACTGTAGGGATAATTTTGTACCCGATATGACAGacacacagaaaattaaatttgttgAAAGACTTTTACAACCAGATGTTGTGACATGGGGAAATCAAAGTAACTTAAAAAATTTAAGTTACCAGTAGTTTGAAACAGTTTTCTTAGCAATTTATGGTCTGAAGCCAAAGTGGTTAAAATCCAGAATGCTTTTCTGAATGGACCACCTTATCAGCAGGGAAAAGGTAGCATGAAAGATTTCTgcaaaaatcagataaaaaaagCTTCCACATGTTGAAAGGCCTCTTGGAATGTTAACCGAAATTGCCACTCTGAGAAGACATCTGCCCAAGAGCTTGCAGTGGAACTCAGTAAATACATTTCATCACTCAAAggagcagtttctttttttttaccatctTGAAAAGTTGGATAGTACCTTAAAACATAAATTAAGCAATTTCAAACCTCCGGGAACTAACATCTGAGGGGTTGACATCCAAACAGGAACTACACAGTGTGGTAGAGAAAATAACTGCAAAAGTTGTCCTCCACGCAGAAGCCAGGAGGTGTACCAGAATTCTGAACA contains these protein-coding regions:
- the LOC124799277 gene encoding transcription factor MafB-like isoform X1; this encodes MEGKKRVWIKKEEANDMSAAASVFPQDPLSVHNPCLDKKEEPDLHLDMDDSEHHYLEDPSVISRSTESIKEDPSLNLEAEETDNSTDTHLKQFELDQLEGAMKLEEGVVVETPPPQQKHPLLSMLLLQPSPTRHQPTPLGEDAQLLHSPGQRQTSVLLEAVPQHDTEPGLVGLQHPGTPPNTQSVCMSPPHVSGAATVASATVLSDDVEWFPQSAMHCLVPEQLDLRPNCTADNMIEPQDVPVLASASGVLGATSASRGDCCGLPTEHAPHNQHRGEEKVPVRQMCDGSISPTVQQYHNQHHHELVSLLSRQNPASDSSSSSRDILNDEALMSLSALELNKKLHGYPREEVVRIKQKRRALKNRSYSQKCRSKWLQQRQELRGTNRALVAELRRLRGELLRITQQRDLYKQYLEQQMHDTVSAPPPCHDTASATSPTAANLDTCDVSMRCELPDPEVPPP
- the LOC124799277 gene encoding transcription factor MafB-like isoform X2: MEGKKRVWIKKEEANDMSAAASVYLEDPSVISRSTESIKEDPSLNLEAEETDNSTDTHLKQFELDQLEGAMKLEEGVVVETPPPQQKHPLLSMLLLQPSPTRHQPTPLGEDAQLLHSPGQRQTSVLLEAVPQHDTEPGLVGLQHPGTPPNTQSVCMSPPHVSGAATVASATVLSDDVEWFPQSAMHCLVPEQLDLRPNCTADNMIEPQDVPVLASASGVLGATSASRGDCCGLPTEHAPHNQHRGEEKVPVRQMCDGSISPTVQQYHNQHHHELVSLLSRQNPASDSSSSSRDILNDEALMSLSALELNKKLHGYPREEVVRIKQKRRALKNRSYSQKCRSKWLQQRQELRGTNRALVAELRRLRGELLRITQQRDLYKQYLEQQMHDTVSAPPPCHDTASATSPTAANLDTCDVSMRCELPDPEVPPP